In Candidatus Eisenbacteria bacterium, the following are encoded in one genomic region:
- a CDS encoding threonine synthase: MNPRLIAFECLACDASTAPGAPHTVCARCEQPLVARYDLARLRAELTPASLERHGSDLWRYRAFLPFAADAPLVRLGEGGTPLLPCPRLAESCGVAELWLKDEAANPTQSFKARGLALAVNGALAFGCTGIALPSAGNAGSAAAAYAAAAGMRCRVAIPDETPEAIRLELEAFGADVLVVPGTIADAGRALASWAPAPEWWNVSTFREPYRLEGKKTLGWEIAEQLGWRLPDAIFYPTGGGTGLVGMWRAFAEIAQLGWAESSPVPRLVSVQARGCAPIVRAFEHGRDHAEPWLDAVTVASGLRVPSPFADRLILRALRDTRGTALAVSEEDLLDGMLDLSRHEGCFACPEGGATVAALRALRISGEIRADARVVIFNTSSGLKYLEAWRAAGARLRASAGVPLRA; the protein is encoded by the coding sequence ATGAACCCGCGGCTGATCGCGTTCGAGTGCCTCGCGTGCGACGCGAGCACCGCGCCCGGGGCGCCCCATACGGTGTGCGCTCGGTGTGAGCAGCCGCTGGTGGCGCGCTATGACCTGGCGCGCCTGCGCGCCGAACTCACGCCGGCGAGTCTCGAGCGTCACGGCTCGGACCTGTGGCGCTACCGCGCATTCCTGCCGTTCGCGGCCGATGCGCCACTGGTGCGTCTCGGCGAAGGTGGAACGCCGCTGCTGCCGTGTCCGCGCCTCGCCGAGAGCTGCGGGGTCGCCGAGTTGTGGCTCAAGGACGAGGCCGCGAATCCCACACAGTCCTTCAAGGCGCGCGGGCTCGCGCTGGCCGTCAACGGAGCGCTCGCGTTCGGATGCACCGGTATCGCGCTGCCGAGCGCCGGCAATGCGGGCAGCGCGGCAGCGGCTTACGCCGCCGCGGCCGGCATGCGCTGCCGGGTCGCGATTCCCGACGAGACGCCCGAGGCGATCCGGCTCGAGCTGGAGGCGTTCGGTGCCGACGTGCTCGTGGTGCCCGGCACGATTGCGGACGCGGGCCGCGCACTCGCCAGCTGGGCGCCGGCACCGGAGTGGTGGAACGTCTCGACGTTTCGCGAGCCGTACCGGCTCGAGGGCAAGAAGACGCTCGGCTGGGAGATCGCCGAGCAACTCGGCTGGCGACTGCCGGACGCGATTTTCTATCCGACCGGCGGCGGCACCGGGCTGGTCGGCATGTGGCGGGCGTTCGCCGAGATTGCGCAGCTCGGCTGGGCGGAGTCGTCGCCCGTCCCGCGCCTCGTCTCGGTGCAGGCGCGCGGTTGCGCGCCGATCGTTCGCGCATTCGAGCACGGCCGAGACCACGCCGAGCCGTGGCTCGACGCCGTCACGGTGGCGAGCGGCCTGCGCGTACCTTCGCCGTTCGCGGATCGGCTCATCCTGCGAGCGCTGCGTGACACGCGCGGTACGGCGCTCGCGGTGAGCGAAGAGGATCTGCTCGACGGCATGCTCGACCTGTCGCGCCACGAAGGCTGCTTCGCGTGTCCCGAAGGCGGCGCGACGGTCGCAGCACTGCGAGCGCTGCGAATCAGCGGGGAGATCCGCGCCGATGCGCGCGTGGTGATCTTCAATACCTCGAGCGGCCTCAAGTATCTCGAGGCGTGGCGCGCGGCGGGTGCCCGACTGCGCGCGTCGGCAGGAGTGCCGCTCCGTGCATAG